In Bradyrhizobium sp. 200, the sequence AAGGGCGAGGGCGACGACAGCTTCACGCTGATCTGGTCCCGCCGCAACGGCGACTGATCCAACCGGATCGACGCGACCTGCCGTCCATCGGCGGGTTTACACGCGCTGACTACAACGCGTTCCGCCCCATCGGCTTCAGACCAAAAAAGCGGCTCGCTTTTCTAAGCGCTTGGTCGAGGGTGTGAGCATCATGAGGTTGGCCGCGCGCCTAAGGGCGCGCGGCCAAAAATTCGACGGTCGCACGATGGCCAGCCGGGACCGCATGAGCGGTCCCGGCCATACCGTTTACTCGGCGGCGACAGAGTACGCGTCAGGGTTCGTTTCCGTGACGGTATCCGCCTGTGGGTGTTCGGCAGGCCCTTGACCGGCTCGCGGCGTCCGCATCAACACGGGCAGCCAGCCCCTTCCGACCAGCAACTGCTCGGCGGCTTCCGCCATGTCCTGCTTCTTCATATCTGCCATCCGGTCAGCGGCTTCTTCGCTGACAGCTTCCCGCACAGAATCAAGAATGCGCGTCTTGGTGACACGACCCAGATAGGTCCGCACGGTCGGTTCCCAATGCGCGGTCATGTCGAGCGACACGGCCTCCGCCAGCTTATCCGCCGTTGCCACCGCCCTGGGCCTACGCTCCGACGGCAGTCTCACCGCATTGACCGTGAGCGAGACGCAATGCGCAAACAGCGCCATGCGGCTGTCATGATCAAGCTCCACAACAAAGCCCCACAGGTCGGCCACGTCGCGCGGCATCTGCGCCGCCCAACGCGCATGGTGATCCGCCCACGCCTTGCCCGCTTTGGTATCCTCGATACCATCCGCGTGAGAGGCCAGCACCGTACTGATCGGGCGGATATCGAGAACATGGCCGTCCGCGCCGCGATAGAAGATTTGCGCGGCGAGTGCGTGAGTGACGGCCACGATGGCGACGTCCGGCTGCTCGCTCAAGGCGAGGCGAAGCCCGAGGGTGCGGTGTGCGGTGAGGTCGCGGATCAGGATGTCCGACAGCGGCTTGTGACCATCGCTGTCCTCATCCTCCCCGTCCAAACTCCCATCCCCGGCTTCACCGTTCGGACCGGTTCCGCCTTCCTCATGGACGGTGTGACCGCCCTCACCTTCGCCGCTCAGATCATGCGTTTCTGGCTCCGTCTTCTCGTCTTCGGCCCGCATGAAGCCGCGCTCGATTCGCACGGTGCCGTCATGGTTGAGGATCACAAAAGCCCCGCAGCTCGCGATGTCGGCGGGGTCATAGGCCTGACGCTTCGCCTCAAGGCGCTCGATCTCGGCTTCAAGCTCGCCGAAACGCGCATCGACATCGTCAGGCAGTTCCTCGGCGCTCTCATGTTGCTCCGTCAGGCTGTTGAACTCGGCCTGTGCAGCATCCAAGGTGGCTTGATCTTCCGCCGACAGGTCCACTGCTTCCGGATAGGTCCGGCGCAGCCCGTGGCTGTGGGGGTAGTCGAGGAAGACTTGCGCCCATTTCCACCCCTCGGCTTCCAGCAAGGCATTCGCTTCGCGTCCGAGCTTCGCCATCACAAGCAGGTCGAGAAGCGCCACGTCCTCGAAATAGCCGCCGCGATCTTCGGTGAAGAGATCACGGAGGATCGTGCCGCCCGCCTCGGTGTAGGCTTCTGCGCCGACAAAGATCGCGCGGCGATCCGTGGCGGCTACATTGGTTTCGGTGAGCATGCGGCGGATCGTGCTGGCGTCGCGGTTAAAGGACAGCCGCTCGAAGGCGGCTTCCTGCCGGGCATGATCCTCAGTGATGGCGAAGGCCATCAACTGGTCCAGCGCCAGATCGCCCTCGCGGTAGACTTGCATCAGCTTGGGCGAGATCGCGCCCAACCGCAGGCGCTGCCGCACGACATGCGGCGTGACGCCGAACCGGGCGGCGATTTCTTCGGCGCCGAAGCCACGCTCTTCCGCCAGCTTCTTGAACGCCTCGAACTGGTCGGCAGGATGCATGTTCTCGCGCGTGACGTTCTCATCGAGGCTGATTTCGTGGGGATCGTTCGCGGTGTCGATGATACAGCGGATCGGTTCGGTCTTCTTGATCTCCTTGCGCTTGACGCGCAGAAGCTGCGCCAGCCTGCGGCCTTCGCCGATGCTGACGAAATAGAAGCCGGTGGCCGCGCCATCCCCATCCAGTTCTGGCTCGACGACAAGGTTTTGCAGGATGCCTTTGGCGGCGATACTGGCCGCATAGGCCTCAATCGACGCCTCGCTGTGCGGCATCTTGCGGGCGTTCTTGGGGGACTTCTTGAGTTTGTTGAGCGGAATGAAGCTCTCGGTCCCGCTCGCCGTGACGATTTCGACATTCTTGGCAGACATGATCAATCTCCTTTAGGGCGTGGGTGCAGAGCGCACCTCGCGCCTGCACCCCTGCCCGTCGGCGAGACCGGGGTAGCAAGGGCAAGGGCGGCCGGGGCGGAGGGGGATCACCCGGCCTGCACAAGCGGATTCCGATGGTGGAAGCTGTCCGGTCTTGACGTCCGCGCGGAAGGTCGGGGAGACCGCCCCGGCCGGTCCCGGATCTCCCGGGACTTCACCCTTGCCCGCGCGAGGGCGGAGCCCTTAGCTCTCAAACAGAAAGAGGGCGTCTGTGCCGCAGCGAAGCGAAGGCCAGTCGGCAGTCGCGAGACCGGTTAAAAAGGCACCCGAACGAAGGGCAGTGATAGCGACGCCGGAATGAAATGACGGCGGGACCGAGGGCGAGTGCCTCCGGCGAGCGACACATTATCGCGCAAGGGATCGAAGCCGAAGGCCGAGACGCCTCGCGGCTCGGTTCACGAGAGATCCTATGCAGCAGGCAAGAGTGCTCTAATAGGCGCTTCTGATTCGCTGACACAGGAGGTGAACATGAACGGTCAAACCGATTTCACCGTGAAAGTAGAGCCCGAAGGTTTCAAGAATACGCTCTTTCTGGCCATGGAGTTAAGTCGCGCGACCTGGCTGGTGGCGACGTTCGCACCGCGGCTTGGCGACAAGATCAGCGTGCATGCGATATCGGGCGGGGACACGAAGCGTTTGCTTGAGCTTATCGGCCGCCTGCAAGCGAAGCTTCGAGACAAGGACGTCAGCCGGGTGCGGACGGTATGCTGCTATGAGGCAGGCTACGACGGGTTCTGGTTGCATAGGGTGCTCGTCAACCACGGCATCGAGAACCACGTCCTCGATGCAGCGAGCCTTCCGATCGATCGTCGCGCCAAGCATATCAAGACAGACAATATCGACGCCAAACGTCTGCTCAGGGCAATTGTAGGCTTCGTGCAAGGCGATCCGCAAAGTTGTCGCGTGGTTCGAGCGCCAACGCCCGAGGAAGAGGATGCGCGGCGCCTCCATCGCGAGCGGCAGCGACTGGTGCGCGAACGTACTGGCCATTTGAACCGGATCAAGGCCCTTTTGATAACGCATGGCATTCGAGCGCTCCGGATCACGGATGGAAAGTGGTGTGAGCGCCTTGACAAGATGCGGACAGGCGATGGTCGGTCGATTCCGGCGCGGCTGAAGATCGAGATCGAGCGCGAATGGAAGCGGCTCAAGGTGGTCGCCGAGCAAGTCCGGGAGGTCGAAGCCGAACGTGACGGGCTCGTCAAAGGAAGCGAACCATCAGGGGACGCTTGCACCGAAAAGATGCGCCAGCTCGTCAAGCTGCACGGCATCGGCGCCGAGTTTGCCACAGTGCTCACGCGGGAGGTCTTCTATCGACCGTTTCAGAACCGCCGGCAAGTCGCCAGCTATGTAGGCCTGACGCCGGCACCCTACGACAGCGGAGACACCAAACACGACCAGGGAATCAACAAGGCCGGCAACACGCGGGCGCGCGTGATCGCCGTGCAAATGGCCTGGCTGTGGCTCAGGTACCAATCGAAAAGTGAACTATCGCTCTGGTATTACAGGCGTGTCGGAGACCTCAAGGGTCGCGTCCGGCGCATCATGATCATCGCGCTTGCGCGCAAGCTGGTGATCGCTCTCTGGCGATACGTCGAAACCGGCAGGGTTCCGACAGGCGCCATCGTCACTACTTGATCAGTTAAATGAGTTTGGCCCACGCTTCCGGGCCAATGCCGGGACGGATGTGTGACTGAGGATGCCGGGTTGGCCTTATCAGCCGTACGAGAGATGAGTCCCATCCATCTTGGAGCCGAGCTGCCACGAGTATGCAGGATTTTGGTACGAGCCGCTGGCGCTCGACCGGATATAAGTTGATGCGGCTGCCACCGTGCAGTATGCAGGCGGGACAACGGCTCCAGTCCTGATTGTTCGCGTTATGGAAGCGGGCGAAGCATACGTTGCCGTGTTTTTGGCGGAGCGATCGTGACCCGAATGGGCCGAGACCGCTTGCGGGCTCGGTTGAGCGGTTGCTTGGCCGCGAGATAGAGCGCGACCCCGCCTGGCGCGGGGGCGCCCCATCGACCGCGACTGAGCGGCCTCGAAAAGTATGTCCGCTTTGATCAGAAGCGGAAGTGAACTGAGTGGAAAACGCGTCGCTATGTGCCGACAGCAGACATCGGCCGTGAGCAGATGCGATAGCTAACGCCTCGGCGTCCTTCCGCGGATGCGGTCGAAGCCCTGCTTGATCGCGGCGAAGCGCCTGTCGATCGTGGCTTCGTGCTCGGTGTCGGTGAAGATGTAGGGCCAGTCATTTTCGATTGCCTCGCGAACCAGTTCGCCGACATAGAGCGGATCGATGCCAAATTTGTTGAGCCGCGCCTGGAGTGCCTTGATAGCATCGGCGATCGGTCCTTCCGTCGGCGGACTGCCGATCTTGTCGACGATCCGCTGCGGCACGTTGCGACGAAAATTAAAGATATGAGTGCGGACGACGCCCGGACACAGAACGGATACCCCGATTTTCCGCGGCGCGAGGACCGGCCGCAGTCCTTCGGACAGAGCCACCACTCCATATTTGGTCACATCATACTGCGGACTTCCTCCAGCGATCAGCCCGAAGGCGGACGCCGTGGAAACAACTTGCCCTCCTTCGCCGTGCGCCTCGATCAGCGGACCGAAAATCTCGATGCCCCAAATCACCGACATCAGATTGACGTCGAGAACCCAATTCCAACCCGCATCTGTCCATTGACCGTAACCCCGGCCGCCGGCGACCCCCGCATTGTTGACCAGAATATGAACTTTTCCGTAGCGCGACACGGTGGCATCCGCTGCGGCATGGAGGTCTGCTTTAAGCGATACATCCGCTCTCACGCCGTCAACGTCGGCGTTGGTAAGTTTCAATTTCGCTACCGCCGTTGCTAACGCCTCTTCCTCGATGTCGCATAACATGACCTTCACCCCCGCCTGCGACAGCGCCGTGGCGATCCCTAACCCGATGCCTGATGCTGCTCCGGTGATGAAGGCTGTCCGTCCGGCAAGGTCTTGCATGTGCGTATTTCCGCAGATACCTATGTGGGTTCGCTGAGTTTATAGCACTTAAGCTTACAGGTGCGACCGCCATGTCCGTTTTGGGTCATTCGCGACCGAGGTTTGCCCCCGTGGAATGTCCGCATTCGCCAGTAGCAGACATCGCCGATCGGCGAAAACGGGGGATCCGCGATGGTTTTGGTGGGCCATTGGTGGGTTGACAAGGCTCCGTTCATATAAGCCCGGCCGGCCCGCCGGACGCGCTCGTCCTATTGCTCATGTCCGAATTTGACCAGGTGAGCATCAAGATGCTCGACAACGTGATGACCGCGAAAGCGACCGAAGGTTATCGGAACGAATGGCGATTGGGTGACGATGCCGCAAGCGCCTGCACGGATTGAACCGCAGCATAAGCTCTATCGACAAAACTTCCTCCTGTGTAGGCTGCGGCGCTTACGAGCTTCGCGCGGGGGTCGCAATGGCTATTCTGATTTGCAACATCGGCTGGATGAGTTTCTACGAAGGTCAGGTAGGCAAGGCCGACAAAATTGTGAATGGCGGTGACTTCGTCAAGAAACACGGGTATGGCGGCGAAGTATGCAATTTCGAGCGCTGCGCCGATGGGAACGTCTATGGCCACGTCGAGACGATAAAGAAGAAGCACGATCGTCCGATCAGCATCGACTATCTCGGCGCCAGCAAGGACGCGAAATTTATCGACGGCGTCACCGTGGTCTGGATTGCGACCATGCCAAGGGGAGGTCGGCGCGTGGTGGGCTGGTACAAGAATGCGCGCGTGTACCGGGCGCGCCGGAAATTTCCAAGGTTTCCCTCTCCGCAGCATCGGCTTGAAGAAATCAAGGACTATCGCATTCAGGCGCGAACTGAGGACATGGAGCTGTTGCCAGTGAAATCGCGGCCACTCAAGCTCGGTCGTGGTAAGGGATGGATAGGACAGGCGAACTGGTGGTTTCCCGAACGCAGTGCCAACCGCAGCGTCGCTGCCTTTCTGGAGAAAGTCGACAAACTCATGACGCTGCCGCCCGGTGAAACGCCGGGGCGCACCGGAAGGCAGGGCGGGGGCAAGTGGGGCGGAAATACCGACCCCGAACGCAAGGCCAAAGTCGAAGCCGCTGGTCTTCGGACCGTAAGCGAGTATTTCGCGGACTACTTGGTGACGAACGTCGATGACCAGAACCTCGGATGGGATCTCGAGGCAGCCCGCGAGGGCAAGCTGAGCCTGCGCTTAGAAGTGAAGGGATTATCCGGCACTGACGTGAAGGTCGGCCTGACGCCGCGCGAATACCGCGCGATGATGAAGCACATGAGCGGAAAGATGGACAATTACCGCCTGTGCGTGGTGACAAGCGCGTTGACTAAACCCGCACTTGTCATCTTTCGCTATGATCGGTTTAACCACCGATGGCAGAACGATCGGACGGGCACCGTGATCAAGCCCCGTATCGATGTTCTTGAAGCCGCGATTGTCTCGCTCTGATAAAAACATGAAACAGCGCCCCCCACTCAAGATTACCGGCCGCACCTCCTCCATCACGAACAGTTTTGTCCAGGCGATTATTCCCACGGTCGCGTTCTCCGAGGATGAACAGCAAGAAGCACTCGCGCATCTTGGCATGACGCTGGATAATTTGCATTGTGTGTACTGTGGCGCGACGACGACGGTGGGATCATTTAAGGCCACTAGTAAAGAAAAGGAGACCAACCGGCTACGTCAGCGAAATCCGCAATCTCGTTCCTTCTTGCGGCCCCTGCAATCAATCCAAAGGGGCCAGCGATTGGCGAGAGTGGATGATGGGCAAAGCGCGAGGTTCGCCCACGACCCGGAACGTCACCGATGTTCACGAACGCATGGGGCGGCTCTCGCGCTTCGAGGCCTGGGGCAACGTGCGCCCAATCGCGTTTGAAGGACTGATTTCCAAAACGGTATGGGACGAGTATTGGGCGCAGCTTGACGCAGTACTTGATGCTATGCGGATTGCGCAAGAGAAGGCGACGATCGTACGGGATGGCATCATGAGAGCAATCGGGAAGAAGCTCGCGAAATGAGCTGTGTTACCCGATAAGCGCGTACAGCGCGGTCGGACTGACGCGCCAACATCCATTCTCAACGTTTGGTTTGAAGCATTCTGTCCGCTTCCGCGAGGTATCAGATGGATGTGAGTCAGGATTGGTTTTAGGAAGG encodes:
- a CDS encoding SDR family NAD(P)-dependent oxidoreductase, whose translation is MQDLAGRTAFITGAASGIGLGIATALSQAGVKVMLCDIEEEALATAVAKLKLTNADVDGVRADVSLKADLHAAADATVSRYGKVHILVNNAGVAGGRGYGQWTDAGWNWVLDVNLMSVIWGIEIFGPLIEAHGEGGQVVSTASAFGLIAGGSPQYDVTKYGVVALSEGLRPVLAPRKIGVSVLCPGVVRTHIFNFRRNVPQRIVDKIGSPPTEGPIADAIKALQARLNKFGIDPLYVGELVREAIENDWPYIFTDTEHEATIDRRFAAIKQGFDRIRGRTPRR
- a CDS encoding ParB/RepB/Spo0J family partition protein; its protein translation is MSAKNVEIVTASGTESFIPLNKLKKSPKNARKMPHSEASIEAYAASIAAKGILQNLVVEPELDGDGAATGFYFVSIGEGRRLAQLLRVKRKEIKKTEPIRCIIDTANDPHEISLDENVTRENMHPADQFEAFKKLAEERGFGAEEIAARFGVTPHVVRQRLRLGAISPKLMQVYREGDLALDQLMAFAITEDHARQEAAFERLSFNRDASTIRRMLTETNVAATDRRAIFVGAEAYTEAGGTILRDLFTEDRGGYFEDVALLDLLVMAKLGREANALLEAEGWKWAQVFLDYPHSHGLRRTYPEAVDLSAEDQATLDAAQAEFNSLTEQHESAEELPDDVDARFGELEAEIERLEAKRQAYDPADIASCGAFVILNHDGTVRIERGFMRAEDEKTEPETHDLSGEGEGGHTVHEEGGTGPNGEAGDGSLDGEDEDSDGHKPLSDILIRDLTAHRTLGLRLALSEQPDVAIVAVTHALAAQIFYRGADGHVLDIRPISTVLASHADGIEDTKAGKAWADHHARWAAQMPRDVADLWGFVVELDHDSRMALFAHCVSLTVNAVRLPSERRPRAVATADKLAEAVSLDMTAHWEPTVRTYLGRVTKTRILDSVREAVSEEAADRMADMKKQDMAEAAEQLLVGRGWLPVLMRTPRAGQGPAEHPQADTVTETNPDAYSVAAE
- a CDS encoding IS110 family transposase, yielding MNGQTDFTVKVEPEGFKNTLFLAMELSRATWLVATFAPRLGDKISVHAISGGDTKRLLELIGRLQAKLRDKDVSRVRTVCCYEAGYDGFWLHRVLVNHGIENHVLDAASLPIDRRAKHIKTDNIDAKRLLRAIVGFVQGDPQSCRVVRAPTPEEEDARRLHRERQRLVRERTGHLNRIKALLITHGIRALRITDGKWCERLDKMRTGDGRSIPARLKIEIEREWKRLKVVAEQVREVEAERDGLVKGSEPSGDACTEKMRQLVKLHGIGAEFATVLTREVFYRPFQNRRQVASYVGLTPAPYDSGDTKHDQGINKAGNTRARVIAVQMAWLWLRYQSKSELSLWYYRRVGDLKGRVRRIMIIALARKLVIALWRYVETGRVPTGAIVTT
- a CDS encoding DUF3883 domain-containing protein; protein product: MAILICNIGWMSFYEGQVGKADKIVNGGDFVKKHGYGGEVCNFERCADGNVYGHVETIKKKHDRPISIDYLGASKDAKFIDGVTVVWIATMPRGGRRVVGWYKNARVYRARRKFPRFPSPQHRLEEIKDYRIQARTEDMELLPVKSRPLKLGRGKGWIGQANWWFPERSANRSVAAFLEKVDKLMTLPPGETPGRTGRQGGGKWGGNTDPERKAKVEAAGLRTVSEYFADYLVTNVDDQNLGWDLEAAREGKLSLRLEVKGLSGTDVKVGLTPREYRAMMKHMSGKMDNYRLCVVTSALTKPALVIFRYDRFNHRWQNDRTGTVIKPRIDVLEAAIVSL